In Anabaena sphaerica FACHB-251, a genomic segment contains:
- a CDS encoding dynamin family protein, which produces MNYQVDTDKFISDLERVAQVRSEISVCLSKLAETINQAELAGDNSSGKLSLSRDIEDITVASKNLSQGVFRLLVLGDMKRGKSTFLNALIGENLLPSDVNPCTAVLTVLRYGAEKKVTIHFNDGKSPQQLDFQSFKYKYTIDPAEAKKLEQEKKQAFPDVDYAVVEYPLTLLEKGIEIVDSPGLNDTEARNELSLGYVNNCHAILFVMRASQPCTLGERRYLENYIKGRGLSVFFLVNAWDQVKESLIDPDDLEELEAAETRLRQVFKANLAEYCYLDGQDIYDERVFELSSIQALRRRLKNPQADLSKTGFPEFMGALNTFLTRERAIAELRQVRTLARQAVNHTREAIDRRIPLLDKDVDELKQRIDSVEPEFTKLNNIRDQFQKEIINTRDTKARAISESFRSYVFNLGNTFENDFLRYQPDLNLFDFLSSGKRDAFNDALQKAFEQYITDKFSAWTLTAEKDLNAAFRELSLSAAQYGASYSQVTDQINEKLTGQTVKVNATNTSEDDNSPGWAKWAMGLLSLSRGNLAGVALAGAGFDWKNILLNYFTVIGVGGIITAVTGIFLGPIGFALLGLGVGILQADQARKELVKTAKKELVKYLPQVASEQSQVVYDAVKECFDAYEREVSQRINDDINSRKSELDNLLKQKETHEINRETEFKRFKTLQEGIIEQLQKIESAYSNLLAYYS; this is translated from the coding sequence ATGAATTATCAAGTTGATACTGACAAATTTATCAGTGATTTAGAGCGTGTTGCTCAAGTCCGTTCTGAAATTTCTGTTTGTCTAAGTAAGCTGGCTGAGACAATTAATCAAGCTGAATTAGCTGGTGATAATTCTTCAGGTAAACTTAGTTTATCACGAGATATTGAAGATATTACCGTTGCCAGTAAAAATCTCAGCCAAGGAGTATTTCGGCTTTTGGTTTTAGGAGATATGAAACGGGGTAAAAGTACGTTTCTCAATGCTTTAATAGGAGAAAATTTATTACCCAGTGATGTCAATCCCTGTACAGCAGTATTAACTGTTTTACGCTATGGAGCAGAGAAAAAAGTTACCATTCATTTTAATGATGGTAAAAGTCCCCAACAATTAGATTTTCAAAGCTTTAAATATAAATATACTATTGATCCAGCAGAAGCCAAGAAATTAGAGCAGGAGAAAAAACAAGCCTTTCCTGATGTTGATTATGCAGTAGTTGAATATCCTTTAACTTTGTTGGAAAAGGGGATTGAAATTGTTGATAGTCCAGGGTTAAACGATACGGAAGCACGCAATGAGTTATCATTAGGTTATGTGAATAACTGTCATGCAATTTTATTTGTGATGCGAGCTTCTCAACCTTGTACTTTAGGTGAAAGACGATATTTAGAGAATTATATCAAAGGTCGGGGTTTATCGGTTTTCTTCTTAGTTAATGCTTGGGATCAGGTGAAGGAATCATTAATTGATCCTGATGATTTGGAAGAGTTGGAAGCAGCCGAAACTAGACTCAGACAAGTATTTAAGGCCAATTTAGCTGAATATTGTTATCTAGATGGACAAGATATTTATGATGAGCGAGTGTTTGAGCTTTCATCAATTCAAGCACTCAGACGCAGGTTAAAAAATCCCCAGGCTGATTTAAGTAAAACTGGTTTTCCTGAGTTTATGGGGGCGTTGAATACCTTTTTGACTAGGGAAAGAGCGATCGCAGAATTACGTCAAGTCAGAACTTTAGCTAGACAAGCTGTAAATCATACCCGCGAAGCAATTGATAGACGTATTCCTTTACTTGATAAAGATGTTGATGAATTGAAACAACGCATTGATTCAGTTGAACCTGAATTTACCAAACTCAATAACATTCGTGATCAATTCCAAAAAGAAATTATCAACACCAGAGATACTAAAGCCAGAGCCATATCTGAATCTTTCCGCAGCTACGTTTTCAATTTAGGAAATACTTTTGAGAACGATTTCTTACGCTATCAACCAGACTTAAATTTGTTTGATTTCTTAAGTAGTGGTAAACGGGATGCTTTTAACGACGCATTACAAAAAGCATTTGAACAATATATCACTGATAAATTTTCAGCTTGGACTTTAACCGCAGAAAAAGATCTGAATGCAGCATTTAGAGAATTATCTCTTTCTGCTGCACAATATGGTGCATCCTACAGTCAAGTTACCGATCAAATTAACGAAAAATTAACAGGTCAAACAGTTAAAGTTAACGCCACAAATACTTCAGAAGATGATAACTCACCTGGTTGGGCAAAATGGGCAATGGGATTATTATCTTTATCTAGAGGTAACTTAGCTGGTGTTGCTTTAGCTGGTGCTGGTTTTGATTGGAAAAATATCCTCTTAAACTACTTTACTGTGATTGGTGTTGGTGGGATAATTACAGCCGTTACAGGTATTTTTCTCGGACCAATAGGCTTTGCGCTGCTGGGTTTGGGAGTGGGAATTTTACAAGCAGACCAAGCACGGAAGGAGTTAGTAAAAACCGCGAAAAAAGAGTTAGTTAAATATCTTCCTCAAGTCGCATCTGAACAATCTCAAGTTGTTTATGATGCAGTGAAAGAATGTTTTGATGCTTACGAAAGAGAAGTTAGTCAACGCATTAATGATGATATTAACTCCCGAAAATCGGAGTTAGACAATCTTCTCAAGCAAAAAGAGACACACGAAATTAATCGAGAAACTGAATTCAAACGGTTCAAAACTTTGCAGGAAGGTATCATTGAACAACTGCAAAAAATTGAATCTGCATACAGCAATTTATTAGCTTACTATAGCTAA
- a CDS encoding DUF6636 domain-containing protein, with amino-acid sequence MYKQIIFIAAASAIVNLSLSQASFAAPKGFKTPSGNIFCELMEGEDTSTNSLRCEIASSLKPKPPQPYSGYCEFDWGRGFLLPATSKPEILCISDTIADPNKSVLAYGQTWNNGGFKCVSQKIGVTCTNTNGTGFFLSREKWRVLGISKP; translated from the coding sequence ATGTACAAACAAATAATTTTTATTGCCGCTGCAAGTGCAATAGTGAATTTATCATTATCACAGGCAAGTTTTGCGGCACCAAAAGGGTTTAAGACCCCAAGTGGCAATATTTTCTGTGAGCTAATGGAAGGTGAGGATACTAGTACAAATAGTTTACGCTGTGAAATTGCTAGTTCACTCAAACCCAAACCCCCTCAACCTTACTCTGGATATTGTGAATTTGACTGGGGACGTGGTTTTCTATTACCTGCGACAAGTAAACCGGAAATTCTGTGTATTAGTGATACCATTGCTGACCCGAATAAATCTGTTCTTGCTTATGGTCAGACCTGGAATAATGGCGGGTTTAAGTGCGTGTCACAAAAAATTGGAGTAACTTGTACTAATACTAATGGCACTGGTTTCTTCCTAAGCCGGGAAAAATGGCGAGTATTGGGTATTTCAAAACCTTAG
- the hpsO gene encoding hormogonium polysaccharide biosynthesis glycosyltransferase HpsO has translation MRILIASHTYIVDLNCEKLRALAKLEPGIEVTVVVPKKWQPGGVQNRIIETEYRDEGAFKIVPISNFSQNHQGLLTFGADLISLFQKFRPQIIHVEQGSRGLAYTQMIILNQLLGLKAKNVFFTWWNLPYELKLPIALLEKYNLNHSHGIISGNQDGADILRQRGYEGEIKVLPQLGVDETLFTPQPQPELAAKLGISQNEFVVGFVGRFVPEKGLLTLLKALVNIKDKSWKLLLLGRGELREEILKIATENNIQEKLIILESVPHDEVASYINLMNTLVLPSETTYKFKTLTAVGWKEQFGHVLIEAMACKVPVIGSDSGEIPHVIGDAGLIFPEGDDQALDNCLSQLIEKPDLADNLGEKGYQKAMEKYTNKAVAQQQYEFYQLIIDN, from the coding sequence ATGAGAATTTTAATTGCTAGTCATACCTATATAGTAGACCTAAACTGTGAAAAGTTACGGGCTTTAGCCAAACTAGAGCCAGGAATTGAAGTTACTGTTGTAGTTCCGAAAAAATGGCAACCAGGAGGAGTACAAAATAGAATTATTGAAACGGAATACCGTGATGAAGGCGCATTTAAGATAGTGCCAATATCTAATTTTAGCCAAAATCATCAAGGACTGCTTACCTTTGGGGCTGACTTAATAAGTTTATTCCAAAAATTTCGTCCCCAAATTATTCATGTCGAACAAGGTTCTAGGGGTTTGGCTTATACACAAATGATTATTCTAAATCAGTTATTAGGACTAAAAGCCAAGAATGTATTTTTTACGTGGTGGAATTTACCCTACGAATTAAAATTACCAATAGCCTTATTAGAAAAATATAATCTTAACCATAGTCATGGGATTATTTCGGGTAATCAAGATGGGGCTGACATTTTACGTCAACGCGGATATGAGGGAGAAATTAAAGTCTTGCCCCAGTTAGGTGTAGATGAAACCCTTTTTACTCCACAACCACAACCTGAGTTAGCTGCTAAGTTAGGAATTTCTCAAAATGAATTTGTAGTGGGATTTGTGGGAAGATTTGTACCGGAAAAGGGTTTATTAACACTCTTAAAAGCCTTGGTAAATATAAAAGATAAATCTTGGAAATTGCTACTATTAGGTAGAGGTGAATTACGTGAAGAAATATTAAAAATAGCCACAGAAAACAACATTCAAGAGAAACTAATCATATTAGAAAGTGTCCCTCATGATGAAGTGGCCAGTTATATCAATTTAATGAATACCTTAGTATTGCCTTCAGAAACTACTTATAAGTTTAAAACTCTTACTGCTGTAGGTTGGAAAGAACAATTTGGTCATGTTTTAATTGAAGCAATGGCTTGTAAAGTACCTGTTATTGGTTCTGATTCTGGGGAAATTCCTCATGTTATTGGTGATGCTGGTTTAATCTTCCCTGAAGGTGATGATCAAGCTTTAGATAATTGCTTATCGCAGTTAATTGAAAAACCCGATTTAGCTGATAATTTAGGAGAAAAAGGTTATCAAAAAGCAATGGAGAAATATACAAATAAAGCTGTAGCTCAACAACAGTATGAATTTTATCAATTGATAATTGATAATTGA
- the hpsP gene encoding hormogonium polysaccharide biosynthesis glycosyltransferase HpsP: MKILQIVPSISLIYGGPSQMVLGLAPALAKANAEVTILTTDSNGDNGQKPLDIPLNIPIKKDGYEIIYFRCAPFRRYKFSLGLLKWLKDNAKNFDIAHIHALFSPVSSAAAIVCRQQNLPYILRPLGTLDPADLQKKKQLKNLYVALLERGNIAGAAAIHFTSEQEAKISARFGVTTKDLVIPLGVIPPKTNTEDVRIKFGIPSDKPVILFMSRIDPKKGLDILIPALEKLLITGFDFHFVLAGTNPQDPIYERKIKLEIDNSQLKLHTTITGFVTGEAKTSLLQTADLFVLPSYYENFGIAVAEAMVAGTPVVISDQVHIYQQVLDSESGWVGTTDVESIVKLLTAALLNPQECQRRGLNAQKYALQNFSWDAIAQQVIQAYQEIIKK; this comes from the coding sequence ATGAAAATATTACAAATTGTCCCCTCTATTTCCCTTATTTATGGTGGTCCTAGTCAAATGGTTTTAGGACTAGCACCAGCGTTAGCAAAAGCAAATGCAGAAGTTACTATTTTGACTACTGATAGTAATGGTGATAATGGTCAAAAACCACTTGATATACCTTTAAATATTCCCATCAAAAAAGATGGTTATGAAATCATTTATTTTCGCTGTGCGCCATTTCGCAGATATAAGTTTTCTCTGGGTTTACTAAAATGGCTAAAAGATAATGCTAAAAATTTTGATATTGCCCATATTCATGCTTTATTTTCTCCTGTTAGTAGTGCAGCAGCTATTGTTTGTCGTCAGCAAAACTTACCTTATATTTTACGTCCCTTGGGAACACTTGATCCAGCAGATTTACAAAAGAAAAAACAATTAAAAAACCTTTATGTTGCACTTTTAGAACGTGGTAATATAGCAGGTGCAGCCGCCATTCATTTTACCAGCGAACAAGAAGCAAAAATATCAGCAAGATTTGGAGTAACTACAAAAGATTTAGTGATACCTTTAGGTGTGATTCCGCCAAAAACTAATACTGAAGATGTGAGAATTAAGTTTGGTATTCCCAGTGATAAACCTGTAATTTTATTTATGTCTCGCATTGACCCGAAAAAGGGTTTAGATATATTAATTCCGGCATTAGAAAAATTATTAATAACAGGTTTTGATTTTCATTTTGTTTTAGCTGGTACGAATCCCCAAGACCCAATTTATGAACGGAAAATTAAATTGGAAATTGATAATTCACAGTTAAAATTACATACTACTATAACTGGTTTTGTGACTGGTGAAGCAAAAACAAGTTTATTGCAAACTGCTGATTTATTTGTTTTACCTTCATACTATGAAAATTTTGGTATTGCTGTAGCAGAAGCGATGGTAGCAGGTACACCTGTAGTTATTTCTGATCAAGTGCATATTTATCAACAGGTGCTAGATAGTGAGTCTGGTTGGGTGGGGACAACGGATGTAGAATCAATAGTGAAGTTATTAACAGCAGCTTTATTAAATCCCCAAGAATGTCAACGACGGGGGTTAAATGCTCAAAAATATGCTTTACAGAATTTTAGTTGGGATGCGATCGCACAACAAGTAATTCAAGCTTATCAAGAAATTATCAAAAAATAG
- a CDS encoding dynamin family protein, which translates to MHQKYQDYSKLTDSIKSACKLIDLNTESTLYKDVTAVCNHLANPNFQIAVFGPFNHGKSTLLNAMLGNRTLPIDLIPTTGAAITVKYGSTLCTRIMLIDGTEIYRSGTEVLQQFAVLDGNRQMRKDVASVEVFCPDSFLERGVEFVDLPGTNDREAQDNLVRDRLLGTDLVIQLLDARKLMTLGERENLRDWLLERGIKTVIFVANFLNLLEPEEQKQVYHRLLFVAESFRAELPPGFSNLYRVDALPALRARLKGDVALANSSGLAAFETALQNIVAILQQNSGGVRLPRVQAITSQIQPLLVDKIYKLSSEIKTFDDKENAKIEIKQKAKNLIYRGFKVSINELQDWLSLPNLLAKYQGDIAVALAENNLQSWQTGTFKKDLTELQLSIMKWLYQADDFFKLERPEDLRIPFPNAPQLNLPTKPNNINSNDLTEPGSIAVGSGIGWLLGGPVGAAVVGSISYLLNKNIQKTEIKSAKDSYHQEVAKICITAAEKYLSDLSSQGLSILAEYEQKATKVINFQVTQEPGEISQKRENIKQLQTGFNQLLTELEKVNIKTKYQPYQETAKSANTQTSTQENSTKYTYPEKKVEPPRQQVSTPPPPPRQETTRKVEPPRQQVYTPPANPAGVEAKFRAWELDEEIAQMKANMKSSSSQTGKQQYQNPPKTQAEKDKIARAYQILGLQPNASFAEVKQAYKTLVKKWHPDLFMNQPQMQKQVQEKMRLVNEAYNVLDAING; encoded by the coding sequence ATGCACCAAAAATATCAAGATTACAGCAAACTCACGGATTCTATTAAATCAGCTTGTAAATTAATAGATTTGAATACAGAATCAACCCTATATAAAGATGTAACTGCTGTCTGTAATCATTTAGCCAATCCTAATTTTCAAATTGCGGTATTTGGTCCTTTTAATCATGGTAAATCAACTTTGTTAAATGCAATGTTGGGAAATCGCACTTTACCCATTGATTTAATCCCAACTACTGGTGCTGCAATTACTGTTAAATATGGTTCAACTCTCTGCACTCGCATTATGTTAATCGATGGGACAGAAATTTACCGCAGTGGAACAGAAGTTTTACAACAGTTTGCAGTTTTAGATGGAAATAGACAGATGCGAAAAGATGTTGCATCTGTAGAAGTTTTTTGTCCTGATTCTTTTTTAGAAAGGGGTGTGGAATTTGTTGATTTACCGGGAACTAATGACAGAGAAGCACAGGATAATTTAGTGCGCGATCGCTTATTAGGCACAGATTTAGTTATACAATTATTAGATGCTCGTAAATTAATGACTTTAGGTGAACGGGAAAATTTACGAGATTGGTTATTAGAACGTGGGATTAAAACCGTTATTTTTGTGGCTAATTTCTTAAATTTACTCGAACCAGAAGAACAAAAACAAGTTTATCATCGTTTGTTATTTGTTGCTGAAAGTTTCCGCGCTGAATTACCTCCTGGTTTTAGTAATTTATATCGAGTGGATGCTTTACCTGCTTTACGAGCTAGATTAAAAGGTGATGTTGCGCTTGCAAATAGTAGCGGTTTAGCAGCTTTTGAAACAGCTTTGCAGAATATTGTCGCAATTTTACAACAAAATAGCGGCGGAGTTCGTTTACCGAGAGTACAAGCCATAACTTCTCAAATTCAACCTTTATTAGTAGATAAAATTTATAAACTTAGCAGTGAAATTAAAACCTTTGATGATAAGGAAAATGCCAAAATCGAAATTAAACAAAAAGCTAAAAATCTAATTTATCGAGGTTTTAAAGTCAGCATAAATGAATTACAAGATTGGTTATCTTTACCTAACTTACTGGCTAAATATCAAGGAGATATTGCAGTTGCATTAGCAGAAAATAATTTACAATCTTGGCAAACAGGCACTTTTAAAAAAGACTTAACAGAATTACAACTATCAATCATGAAATGGTTGTATCAAGCTGATGATTTTTTCAAATTAGAAAGACCAGAAGATTTAAGAATTCCCTTTCCTAACGCACCCCAGTTAAACTTACCCACAAAACCAAATAATATTAATAGTAATGATTTAACTGAACCTGGTTCAATAGCTGTAGGTAGTGGTATTGGTTGGTTATTAGGTGGACCTGTGGGTGCTGCTGTCGTGGGAAGTATTTCTTATTTATTAAATAAAAACATTCAAAAAACCGAAATAAAATCAGCTAAAGATTCTTATCATCAAGAAGTAGCAAAAATTTGTATAACTGCGGCTGAAAAATATTTGTCTGACTTAAGTAGTCAAGGTTTATCTATTTTGGCTGAATATGAACAAAAAGCTACTAAAGTAATTAATTTCCAAGTTACTCAAGAACCAGGAGAAATTAGTCAAAAACGTGAAAACATCAAACAATTACAAACTGGGTTTAATCAATTATTGACGGAGTTAGAAAAAGTTAATATCAAAACCAAATATCAGCCTTATCAAGAAACTGCTAAATCTGCAAATACTCAAACATCAACTCAAGAAAATAGTACCAAATATACATATCCAGAAAAGAAAGTAGAACCACCACGTCAACAGGTTTCTACCCCTCCACCTCCTCCGCGTCAGGAAACTACTAGAAAAGTAGAACCACCACGTCAGCAGGTTTATACACCTCCAGCAAACCCCGCAGGAGTAGAAGCAAAATTTCGCGCTTGGGAACTGGATGAAGAAATAGCACAAATGAAAGCTAATATGAAATCCTCAAGTTCTCAGACTGGTAAACAGCAGTATCAAAATCCGCCAAAAACACAAGCAGAGAAAGATAAAATTGCTCGTGCTTATCAAATTTTAGGTTTACAACCTAATGCTTCTTTTGCTGAAGTGAAACAAGCATATAAAACTCTGGTGAAAAAATGGCATCCTGATTTATTTATGAATCAACCACAGATGCAAAAACAGGTACAGGAGAAGATGAGATTAGTGAATGAAGCTTATAATGTTTTAGATGCTATTAATGGCTAA
- the topA gene encoding type I DNA topoisomerase produces MPKRLLVVESPGKVKKLSQILGADWIVRASCGHIRELSNDGDDSLGFTMDGNSVRCNYVPRDQRAKETIQQLKAAVRQVDEVVLATDPDREGETIAWHLKETLGLREPKRVVYTEITASAVKAAIAHPRKLDTNLIGAGLCRDCLDKLVGYKGSPLVWALNNGAKSVGRVQSATLHLICQREREIQVFVPQDYWSVWVDYQEGFRAFYKGTANTPTDTPEAETETHDDAVGNNPDKPESKRVLSEAEATRLVEEAKRHSHQIIHVEGKLVYRQPPPPFTTSTLQQAAGSKLKFAPDKTMQVAQKLYEAGLITYMRTDSVMLSPDFCASARKWLEQNDPQNVPQQVAKHRSSKTAQEAHEAIRPTDVFRPSVQLRAELPEDEFNLYVMIWKRAVASQCRPAQLRKTLIITKSGNILWQARGQVVEFYGYAKYWPNLSKDAVLPLLQQGQALTLENAGHDQKQTQPPPRYSEPKLVQLMERKGIGRPSTYAPTVATLKKRNYVELKKDNLQPTALGLEVDEFLQKALPDLLEAEFTAKMEDALDAISEGKNSWQHYLTTWNQNYFVPALSKAKTVVVNPSTTAKTNNLVERKYETSKTRCPDCKNCLAKIPSSKVKKKYFLKCVSGCENIVLFWSDFHKTWEAPKTKTSPDENAPKPSTKVTSYPCPVCKKPLEEYSYIKDGQNKTMLRCSGQESWKDKKHKDVAYFHTAKGWWSPKFGNLDLGKPDSTNQGNRKKMVSPNG; encoded by the coding sequence ATGCCCAAACGCCTCCTAGTTGTGGAATCACCCGGAAAAGTCAAAAAACTGAGTCAAATTCTCGGTGCAGATTGGATTGTTCGCGCTAGTTGTGGACATATCCGCGAACTCAGCAACGATGGTGATGATTCACTGGGATTTACAATGGATGGTAATAGTGTCCGCTGCAATTATGTCCCCCGTGACCAACGGGCAAAAGAAACAATTCAACAACTAAAAGCCGCTGTTAGGCAGGTTGATGAAGTCGTTTTAGCAACAGACCCAGACCGAGAAGGAGAAACCATTGCTTGGCATCTTAAAGAAACCCTGGGATTAAGAGAACCAAAACGAGTAGTTTATACAGAGATTACAGCATCAGCAGTAAAAGCGGCCATTGCACATCCGAGAAAACTTGACACCAATTTAATCGGTGCAGGATTATGTCGAGATTGTCTCGACAAGCTGGTAGGTTACAAAGGTAGTCCCCTAGTTTGGGCATTAAATAACGGTGCAAAAAGCGTAGGTAGAGTCCAAAGCGCCACATTACACTTAATTTGTCAGCGCGAAAGAGAAATTCAGGTTTTTGTCCCCCAAGATTACTGGAGTGTTTGGGTAGATTATCAAGAAGGATTCCGGGCTTTTTACAAAGGTACAGCCAATACTCCCACAGACACACCAGAAGCAGAAACAGAAACTCACGATGATGCAGTCGGTAATAACCCAGATAAACCCGAATCTAAGCGTGTTCTCTCGGAAGCAGAAGCCACAAGATTAGTTGAAGAAGCAAAACGTCATTCCCATCAAATTATTCACGTAGAAGGAAAACTCGTTTATCGTCAACCCCCTCCACCATTTACTACCTCCACTCTCCAACAAGCAGCGGGTTCAAAGCTGAAATTTGCTCCCGACAAAACCATGCAGGTAGCCCAAAAGCTATATGAGGCAGGGTTAATTACATATATGCGAACAGATTCAGTGATGTTGAGTCCTGATTTTTGTGCCAGTGCGCGTAAATGGTTGGAACAAAATGATCCCCAGAATGTCCCTCAGCAGGTAGCCAAGCACCGTAGTAGTAAAACTGCTCAGGAGGCACATGAAGCGATTCGTCCTACAGATGTTTTTCGTCCTTCGGTACAGTTACGGGCAGAATTACCTGAAGATGAGTTTAACCTGTATGTGATGATTTGGAAAAGAGCAGTTGCATCTCAATGTCGTCCCGCACAACTTCGTAAAACTCTGATAATTACGAAATCAGGTAATATTTTATGGCAAGCGAGAGGACAGGTAGTGGAATTCTACGGTTATGCAAAGTATTGGCCTAATCTTAGCAAAGATGCAGTTTTACCTTTATTGCAACAAGGACAGGCACTCACCTTAGAAAATGCCGGACATGACCAAAAACAGACCCAACCACCACCACGTTACAGTGAACCAAAACTGGTACAACTAATGGAACGCAAAGGAATTGGTCGTCCGAGTACCTATGCTCCTACAGTTGCTACTTTAAAGAAACGCAATTATGTGGAATTGAAAAAAGATAATCTTCAACCTACAGCTTTGGGGTTAGAAGTTGATGAGTTTTTACAAAAGGCTTTACCAGATTTATTAGAAGCGGAATTCACTGCCAAGATGGAGGATGCACTAGATGCAATCTCTGAAGGAAAAAACTCTTGGCAACATTACTTAACTACTTGGAATCAAAATTATTTTGTCCCTGCGCTTTCTAAAGCTAAAACTGTGGTTGTTAATCCATCAACTACAGCTAAAACTAATAATTTAGTTGAGCGCAAATATGAAACTTCTAAAACTCGTTGTCCTGATTGTAAGAACTGTTTAGCTAAAATTCCCAGTAGTAAAGTTAAAAAGAAATACTTTCTTAAATGTGTGAGTGGTTGTGAAAACATTGTTTTGTTTTGGAGCGATTTTCATAAAACGTGGGAAGCACCCAAAACTAAAACATCTCCAGATGAAAATGCTCCCAAGCCTTCAACAAAGGTGACTTCATATCCCTGTCCAGTATGCAAGAAACCTTTAGAGGAGTACAGTTACATTAAAGATGGGCAGAATAAAACTATGTTGCGGTGTTCTGGGCAAGAGTCCTGGAAGGATAAGAAACATAAAGATGTGGCTTATTTTCATACGGCAAAAGGGTGGTGGAGTCCTAAATTTGGTAATTTAGACCTTGGGAAGCCTGATTCAACAAATCAAGGAAATAGAAAAAAAATGGTCTCCCCGAATGGTTAA
- a CDS encoding peroxiredoxin, with product MALRLGDTVPNFTQASTHGDIDFYEWAGDSWVVLFSHPADFTPVCTTELGTVAKLKPEFDKRNVKAIALSVDDVESHNGWVGDIEETQSTTLNYPILADADKKVSDLYDMIHPNAAANITVRSVFVIDPNKKLRLSFTYPPSTGRNFDELLRVIDSLQLTDNYSVATPADWKDGQDCVIVPSLKDPEVLKEKFPKGYQEIKPYLRMTPQPNK from the coding sequence ATGGCTCTCCGTCTTGGTGATACAGTACCCAACTTTACACAAGCCTCTACACACGGCGACATAGATTTTTACGAATGGGCAGGTGACAGCTGGGTAGTGCTGTTTTCTCACCCTGCTGACTTTACACCTGTTTGCACAACAGAATTAGGCACAGTTGCGAAGTTAAAACCAGAATTTGACAAACGCAACGTTAAAGCGATCGCTCTCAGTGTTGATGATGTAGAATCTCATAACGGCTGGGTGGGAGATATCGAAGAAACCCAAAGCACCACCCTCAACTACCCAATTCTGGCAGATGCAGACAAAAAGGTTTCTGACCTTTATGATATGATTCACCCTAACGCAGCTGCTAACATCACAGTGCGTTCCGTGTTTGTCATTGATCCCAACAAAAAACTGCGTCTTTCTTTCACCTACCCCCCCAGCACCGGACGCAACTTTGATGAACTATTGCGGGTAATTGACTCTTTGCAATTAACTGATAACTACAGCGTAGCTACACCAGCAGACTGGAAAGATGGTCAAGACTGCGTAATTGTTCCATCTTTGAAAGATCCCGAAGTTCTCAAAGAGAAATTCCCCAAAGGTTATCAAGAAATCAAACCTTATTTGCGGATGACTCCCCAACCTAACAAATAA